Below is a genomic region from Thalassophryne amazonica chromosome 3, fThaAma1.1, whole genome shotgun sequence.
GGTGTGACTGTGCTTGTGTGTCTCtatgtggctctgtgatagactaacgtcatgtccagggtgtaccctgtcttatgccatatgactgctgggataggctccagaccccccaTGACCTgatgttggagaaccggctgaagataagtgagtgagtgtgtatACCAAAAGGgcccattatttatgcaacccatcattttgacttttatatttttacctgaattaatttatatcaagttgttgacatttaaggaagataattttagaattttttttttaatactgagAAGCTTgacttactttttgtatttgaaaagacataaacaaattaaaatgtgtgaaataccaaggggcccaatGCTTTTGGAGGTCACTGTATACGTATACCTGCTGGTGGTACTCAAATTTCCACTGAAGTTTCAACTTCCAGCTTTGTTGCTCATTGTTAAATAAAATTTCGCTTGTGCCATGAATAGTTCACCAACAtattttatattgtatttgtGGCAGGTATGGGTGCACTCTTCTCTCCAAAGCAGAAGGTCGCCGGTTTAAGGCCACCCGTGCCCTCTTCTCCTTATACAATTGGActtgcaccaggaagggcatccagcatagaaATTGTGCCAATTTAACACTCTAAATGGAGGGTTAAGACAAACATATGGGAAGATTTAGTGTTTAGCATGATTTGATGTGACCTTGTTCCAAAGTTTGACTAAATGGAACGTAATTTTAAAATTCAGGCGAGATGCCAGCACTGTACGTACTTGTTTCTAAGACTTAATAAACAAACTTCAAATTGATGCAGTAATATTCTCTTTTTTAATACCAAAATGCCACACTGCATGTGGCACCTGCACCATATTTaaggaaggaaaaaaagaaaaaccagatAGCTGTCCTTTGAGGAAAGACACAAAACTGAATTGGACAGACCTCAAAAGCATTTAGTGGTGTAATCATCGCTCACATGATGTACTTTTGAACAGGCTATGATTTTTCTGTTGATTTGTTGTGCCAACAATTTCAATCCAGGAGTCATCACCCCGAGTCCCGAGGCAATCACAGCATATAATAAAAGCTACCTGACCGAGCCTGCTTGCCGCGCCGTCGCAGGCGTCAACATGTTTGCGATTCCCGCAGCACTGACTTAAATACAGTATGTACGCCACCAATTTCTGCATTACAGCGAGATGAAACGCAGCGCTGCCTGTGTGTTCTGCTGCACCATGTCATGCCACGATAGTTAGAGAATCAATTATAAAGCCAGTGAGATATCACAACTTTGTCACTAATTATAATCCCGTGCTTTCTATTTTCTTCAGGTCTACAAAGAGAGCTCCCAGTTCTCTTTGAGCCTTTTTGTTCTCTGCTGACAAAAGTTAATTATATGGGcaatttctttttgtttgtttgattgtttgtttaaaGATGACTTTTAATTTCAGATTAACCAAAAACATCAAAACTGTGATGTCAGTGGGGTGCACAagttattctaaaaaaaaaaaaaaaaaaaaaaaatacaaaggatgCGACAGATGCAAATTTCCTCTTTATTTTAGTTAAGTGTAAatttgagaaagaaaaaaaaaagatggataaTGTGTGTATTTCTGGAAACAATATATCTCAGCACCTACTGGTCATACAGTCTGAATTTTCCTATCAATTTATTTGTAAGATACAAGTTTCTGTAGGTCCCAATGGAAAATGCTTTCAGAAGCTGAAGTGTTACCATGGCAAcagctaaaaacaaaacaaataaaaaagatcACCACTACTTCACTTGCACTGCTCAGATCCAAATAACTACTGAGGCAAGAGAGCAAATGTTTGGAGATAATTACTCAGAAACACCAAATAGTACATAGTTCTTTATGAGATTTTATCGTGCCCAGAAAAACATTGGAGAATTttacattgtttaaattttcaatagcgtcAATGTTATgtcggtgtagtgacacaaaattttctgcactcagtttggaaaactgTGCAAAAACTGAATTTTAGTacattttttaatcattaaaataagtaataaaatgaGTAGTAATTGCACATGCAGTTAATTAATTGCATTaagtgcattcaaactgtataatgcacggcttctcattgtttaatccgcttataccatggtcccacaccgtcagctaacacacaaatatttatttaagttaaaagAACTTCATAAAAATGCGTATTTggaactattttatgccagtctcaagatattttcatccttggcaaccgttctcttcttctttcccgtccaatgttaaatctttatgccgttgcttttgctgttcttctcatttgctctctTCCTCTTCCCATtcttcaaacgttttattttgcccaaaaatattaatattcacttggaaatccatgtttctgtcattcacctgtcaaaacacagctgatctgcacgttgctatggtgacgaccagagcggagtgatattacagtgacttaactcgccgaactacgtgtgcgtatacacgaaaataatgcacgccagttagacatagaattctcactgaccatggtataaatatatataatgaatgatattcacgttttgtgagacctgcattctTGTTTTGAGAGATATTTGtcaatattcacattttgtggataattcacgatttgcagctagaCAGGCTGCATACACACTGTTCTCATTTAAAGCAATTGAAAAAAGACGCTTGCgccgagaaaaaaaaaagctatatagACACAAGGCCTTACTCTACTCACCAGTCGTTACATGGTGTGATCATCTTTGACAACACCGGAATGCAGTATCTGCAGTAACCAGAGTGTTTTTGTGATTCTTGACGCACAGGTTGCATGCCCATGAGGTCGTCCATGTTggccctcctcctcttcttcagtgCCCAGGCTGTGGCAACTATCGGAGGTGACTCGAGCACCACCACTACAGCACAACAGCAGGATCCAGCCAGGAACCCCAGTTCCATCCCCACAGTGAACCCTAAACTCTTCACCAAGCGTCGCTACCTCTCTCCCAGGGTGCTCTTCAGCGATCAACCCCCTGATGCAGACCCGACAGGGTCACAGGTGACCAGTAGCCGGACTCGTAGGATAGCGAGGCAGCCACAGCACCGAGGGGTATACTCGGTGTGTGAGAGCATCAGCGTGTGGGTGGGCAACAAGACCAAGGCTACGGACATCACAGGCAATGAGGTGACAGTACTACCGAATGTCAATATCAACAATGTCAATAAGAAGCAGTACTTCTTTGAGACGACGTGTCACAGTACCCGCTCGGACAGCTCCAGCTGCTTGGGAATCGACGCAAGACACTGGAACTCCTACTGTACCAACTCTCACACTTTTGTCCGAGCGCTGACATCGTTTAACAATCTGGTGGCGTGGAGGCTCATACGCATCAACGTAGCCTGCGTTTGTGTGCTCAGCCGCAAATCATGGAGGCAGTGATGACTTACGAACATAAACAAGCAGGCAAACATATACACATAATGCGCAGAGTTGTGACTTTTGCTGTATAATTTATCACCAAAGACCCTCTGCACAAAGTAAATTATTGTTATATGTCAAACTATCACGACTGCATGCATGTACACCAGACCAAGGTCAGATACTTTCAGCTTTTACTTCTTGGAAGTAACACATGCCAGCgttcagcacaaaaaacaaaaccacgtGATACATTTTATTGTCTTGACATGACCCAATGACACGACCCACACAAGGATTTTGGAATTTTGACCCAGGTCTGTCTGATATAAGCAAACCTTTCTCTTAAGATGTCGTTGTTGATGATATTGTTATTTATTAAACACATACAAATCCCTGTATCGTGTGTGTTCTATTAGATTTACTGTATTAACAGTAAGCTTGTTGTTTCTTCAGCTAACAATGAGTAACGCTGTGACCTAAGAAGAAATTGTGCAATTAGAACAAGATGGGAAAACGAAGAGAAAACACACATGGCTCCGTTTTACTTTGAGGAATTTGGTATTTGGGTTTTTCTTTGGGTTTCGCTTTTATTGGCCTTTCCACAGTAGGCACGAAAACAAGATCAACATAAAAGCTGTAATTCAGTGTTGCAGTTAGAGTTTCTAATATCATGGCTTACCGTGTGCTTTACATTTTGGTAAAAGAACACCAGTGTTTGGAGTAAAACACACATCAAGTGCATTCATGAGTAAAGTTTCATCGCCACAGATCAACGTTGAGTCACTGTTTGACACTCTGATGTGGCAGTTTGGAGTTAAACTGAATGATATTTCTTTAAGTAATAAACGTTTATGGGTAATGTTTCCCATCAGGGTGAAAGATCTGTCAGTAAGGCAATTTATTCCAAGACAGCTTGTTTAGCCAAAGTCTCAACCTCAAGAAAAATACTGCACTGCCCTCTAGTGGCTACAGAATAGCATGCCCACAGTAAAACAAACCTGCTgaaaatacataataataataataataataataataataataataataataataataatgatgatgatgatgatgtcagaaTGTAATGTGAGTAAACAAGAATAATGAAACCATAAATCAAAATACAGGAAAACATAAAAGATGCAGCATTAAATAATTAATGAACTTTTTTCAGAATAAAACAACTACAGAATCAATACATAAATTAAATCTGGAGGCCACTCAGAGAGCACTACTCTGTTAATAGACTGGTCTAGAAATGAATGGCTGGCATTATAacaaatattaatttaaaatgatcCTTCATCTGCACTTGCCTCAAAATGTAATTTAGTCTTTCCTTGACTGAAGCCTGACCActtaattcaagaggtttaacaaaaatatcatgtTAACCAGTCAGCCCGGAGATAgattggtggcctgtccagggcgtactgttgtgggctggggtgtttggctggcttggtttttgttttctgtttctcccaccaggtggtatgcattcaggactgagtggctgagcattaggacctcaccctgaacacctgaggcttgttttcacgtgcaggtcatcaggacgcacagctgtggtgtattttgtcttgatcagagattgctgcatttaaaccttgaatgcacagtgtgtgattgccagagactcgaccttgtgagcagacgtgtgagatcgacgtcaggagaacaatctcaccatcacggacgcagagaccgctccaggtttgacgccacagtctgtgaaggaggattgggtgaggtctcacgctcttcagcacacttcctgaggtaatttggttttggtgacttttatgaagtaatggcagtggatttggtgtccctcacaccttgtgttagtgagctgtcacgttatgctaattgtctaatcagcttctgctgcagtggagatttgaactgagttgttccgtgcctgcagggtaagaagctgatgtatagatttaagccaggaagtgtttgctgattgcgtgcacctttgagttgtgtctctctgtgtgaagttggactcacctcatgttttctttcttcacagattcggtttgtcgcggccacctggggggtgtcggcggggtccctgggtccgaattgctgtggctccggaccgtttgcgctgttgagagcgcgccgtgtttccacctcaccagaccacggaccttttagttgtttagcaccacacccactgttatgtttattaaattctgttatcttttgaaccgtgctctgcttattttatgctgggttctttcaaacgctgggtcggtgctccgaccgcgtccgaaacataacacgtaCCCTACATTACAGCTATATTTATAGATCATCTCTTCATTTTCAGGGGCCATAAGTCAATGGACAAACTAAGTATATAAATTATTAttcacacatttagtcatgttcctcgtgatgtgaagcaaggcaggggtgttgctcttatttataaatcgaaCTTGAGTTTAAtgaatatttcgtgctgctgaacaatgacttgccgtgagaccaggttgttgacatcatacctgaccagtcgttctcactgtgttttgtacaataacactacctttaaccttagtgacaaggggtctgtcttaggcccccttgcttttctccctgtatatgatctccctgcatcaataaaacagtcagattagattttcaagtccagacttaagacacattatTTTCATTTTCGTATGGCTACACAtagtggcatagtatggaactatgctttttacccttttaaattcattttattagaaaacagagcgggccgcggcctcaactttatctaacgtctgggtcttttagtgaaggttagggctagtggccagtgatcccctttgtatttcttctatttttcttgttgcttaatgctgactaattatactgtgtctgttgtctttctgatgcctgattctgtttttctctctgtttgaggtgcggctccatccagggatgggagtggtgtctacttctgcaaccgtcctgtcctgtgcaccagcaaagtTTCCTGTACATtcgtttgtaaattgttttgtcagttatgttggtagcatggcccaagaagagggtcacccctttgagtctggtctgcttgaggtttcttcctcaaatcatcagagggagtttttccttaccactgtcatgtgtgtgcttgctctaggggttggtaaggttagaccttatttgtgtgaagatccttgaggcaactttgttgtgatttggcactatatacatgaaaataaattaaatgaattattcacacaaataatcacttttacagctacttttttttgtttgtgtgtgttggtggttttttgttgtttatttggcaAGTCAGGAggtggatacgtgaacattcccaagtcactgaatatgtcttgggcttcattgacaccagtcattaagaaatacacatGATATTAGAAATGTATGGTCAACTACTTTGTctatgagttttgtttgtttgtgcacaAGGTATTTTTGTAAAGCATTTATGTGCCTAATAaaatcaattcagttcaattcaattcagttcaatctaTATGGAGTAGGCAGCTGGAGAGTGCaaaaagactagtgagggaagccaccaatgaCAAAGGCTGAAGGAGCAATGTGACTTCCAAAAACCGTCCATTGTGCTACATTTGTCACACCACCAgtcacacagcttcatggtgtaTTGAAAGAAAAACATTATAATAGAAGAAAACATCAAATTTCAGCTCGAGTATCTCATGTGTCTTCTGACAAATTGCAGCTAAAATTTCAATCCCTCACTgtgccacttcaccatgaagctgtataaatggtGCTGCAACAGGCAAAAGATGATGTCATGTTAAAAGTGTGGAGGAAAAGCCTCGGCAGTACTAATTAAGCACTCAGCATTGGCCAGAAGATCTGCTGGAGCAGCCGTAATCAAAAATGGCCTAGAGCAGATGCTTGGGGAGTCCCTGATGAAGCTGATTACATACATCATGAGGGAGTGTCACCTGCAACACGACGATGGTGAGGTATGTTTTTCTGTGCATGAACCAATTAGCAGGTGCCTCATTATTGAGGACTCCCATGACTGAACAAAGCCAACGGGATGACTGCCACAGATGGTTAGTTTGGGATGGTCAGGATGGGCCGCTGGTCTACCTCTGTGATCACCAGTAGTAACCCAAAGCGGCACCATGAGAATGGAAGAATCAGCAACACACtgcattgtgcacatcacactaaTGCCCCGTTTACGCCCGAATGAGACCTATACAAGACatacaagatcatgacattttgtcaactctcacaagtcttggctggtgtccgttgtgatctgttatttgcatttttcaatttcaattttcaatttattttcagggcagcacaatggcttagtggttagcactgttgcctcacagcgagaaggtcgtgggttaaattcccgtggcctttctgtgtggagtttgcatgttctccccgtgtttgcgtgggtttcctcaaggtgctcctgtttcctcccacatccaaagacatgtgggttaggtggattggaatctttaacaaattgtccgtaggtgtgtgtgtgggtgtgtctgtgtttgtttgtctatttgtagccctgtgacagactggcgtcctgtcctgggtgtaccgtgCCTAGCgcagtatgactgctgggataggctcacgCTCCCCgccacccttaattggactaagcggtagaagatgaatgaatgaatgaatttattttaatttatatagggcaaaatcataacagagttgcctcaaggcacttcacacaagtaaggtctaaccttataccAACCCCTAATAACAGTGGTaagcaaaaactccctctgagaaagaaacctaaagcagaccagactcaaaggggtgaccctctgcttgggccatgctacagacataatttacagaacaattcacaaaatag
It encodes:
- the ngfb gene encoding nerve growth factor, which encodes MRKHCKGCMPMRSSMLALLLFFSAQAVATIGGDSSTTTTAQQQDPARNPSSIPTVNPKLFTKRRYLSPRVLFSDQPPDADPTGSQVTSSRTRRIARQPQHRGVYSVCESISVWVGNKTKATDITGNEVTVLPNVNINNVNKKQYFFETTCHSTRSDSSSCLGIDARHWNSYCTNSHTFVRALTSFNNLVAWRLIRINVACVCVLSRKSWRQ